The proteins below are encoded in one region of Caulobacter henricii:
- a CDS encoding dienelactone hydrolase family protein, with product MVPSTREGEPFTAWHAPHQDARRGGLVILHAIWGVTPHIRELSDSLADQGYEVLAPALFDPADAPFPQANTEPAILDQRMAMGRATDWGLTTLPRVQACVDALQGPVFAMGFCFGGTTAWLAASRVEGLSAVSSFYGGDILQYVGETPKVPTALHFGKTDPMIPLADVEAIGAAHPDLPVWLYEAGHAFVAPNGHHADSARLAMLRTLQLFQRGGGSRGEV from the coding sequence ATGGTCCCGTCTACGCGTGAGGGCGAGCCCTTCACCGCCTGGCACGCCCCACATCAGGACGCCCGCCGGGGCGGACTGGTCATCCTGCATGCCATCTGGGGCGTCACCCCCCACATCCGCGAACTGTCCGACAGCCTCGCCGACCAGGGCTATGAGGTCCTGGCCCCGGCTCTGTTCGACCCGGCCGATGCGCCCTTCCCTCAAGCCAATACTGAGCCGGCGATCCTTGACCAGCGCATGGCGATGGGTCGCGCCACCGATTGGGGCCTTACCACCCTGCCGCGCGTCCAGGCCTGTGTCGACGCCCTGCAGGGACCGGTCTTCGCCATGGGCTTCTGCTTTGGTGGCACCACCGCCTGGCTCGCGGCGTCCCGGGTGGAGGGCCTGTCGGCGGTCTCCAGCTTCTATGGCGGCGACATCCTGCAATATGTCGGCGAAACGCCGAAGGTTCCGACCGCCCTGCATTTCGGCAAGACCGATCCGATGATCCCCCTGGCCGATGTCGAGGCGATCGGGGCCGCCCATCCCGACCTCCCGGTCTGGCTCTATGAGGCCGGCCATGCCTTTGTCGCCCCCAACGGCCATCACGCTGACAGCGCGCGGCTGGCCATGCTGCGAACGCTGCAGCTGTTCCAGCGAGGCGGCGGGAGCCGGGGTGAGGTCTAG
- a CDS encoding dienelactone hydrolase family protein, giving the protein MTDHNLTLTAGHDGFAFSAAHAPARGPRRGGVIVIQEIFGLDRYVHEDVARWSELGFEVVAPSMFDRQEQGFVADHEPAGFEAGVRYAKANGPENAMGDVQACIDFLAPRGPVFVVGYCYGGTMAWLAAARCKGLSAAASYYGGQVAGMAKFALSCPVIVHLGRKDGHIPADEVQAAIAAAHPEVPVHIYEASGHGFNNDGRPESDLTDAQLARRRTLDLFLAHGAA; this is encoded by the coding sequence ATGACCGACCACAACCTCACCCTGACCGCCGGCCATGACGGCTTCGCCTTCTCGGCGGCCCATGCGCCGGCCCGGGGACCGCGCAGGGGCGGGGTCATCGTGATCCAGGAGATCTTCGGCCTGGATCGCTATGTCCATGAGGATGTGGCCCGCTGGTCGGAGCTGGGCTTCGAGGTCGTGGCCCCCTCGATGTTCGACCGCCAGGAACAGGGCTTCGTCGCCGACCATGAGCCGGCCGGTTTCGAGGCCGGCGTCCGCTATGCCAAGGCCAACGGACCCGAGAACGCCATGGGCGATGTCCAGGCCTGTATCGATTTCCTGGCCCCGCGCGGGCCAGTCTTCGTGGTCGGCTATTGCTATGGAGGCACCATGGCCTGGCTGGCAGCGGCCCGCTGCAAGGGCCTCTCGGCCGCCGCCAGCTATTATGGCGGCCAGGTGGCGGGCATGGCCAAGTTTGCCCTCTCCTGCCCCGTCATCGTCCATCTGGGTCGCAAGGACGGACACATCCCCGCCGATGAGGTGCAGGCCGCGATCGCCGCCGCCCATCCGGAGGTTCCGGTCCACATCTACGAGGCCAGCGGCCACGGCTTCAACAATGACGGCCGGCCGGAGTCTGACCTCACCGACGCGCAGCTGGCCCGCCGTCGTACCCTGGACCTGTTCCTGGCTCACGGCGCCGCCTGA
- the ychF gene encoding redox-regulated ATPase YchF, whose amino-acid sequence MALKVAIVGLPNVGKSTLFNALTQTASAQAANYPFCTIEPNTGEVAVPEPRLDALAKIAGSKEIIPARITFVDIAGLVRGASKGEGLGNQFLANIRDCDAVAFVARCFEDGDIVHVEGRIDPISDLEIIEMELMLADLESLEKRVPALEKRAKVGADKESANTLRLANIALALLREGRPARAAKIDADDEKAWHMLQLLTSLPALYVCNVDEASADKGNKYSDLVAERAAKDNAKSVVISAQIESEIALLDSEERTEFLETLGLEEPGLNRLIREAYKLLDLQTYFTVGPKEARAWTIHVGDTGPQAAGVIHTDFEKGYIRAETIAFDDFVKLGGENGAKEAGKMRAEGKDYVVKDGDVMHFRFNV is encoded by the coding sequence ATGGCCCTTAAAGTCGCCATCGTCGGCCTGCCCAATGTCGGCAAGTCCACCCTGTTCAACGCCCTGACCCAGACGGCGTCGGCCCAGGCCGCCAACTATCCGTTCTGCACGATCGAGCCCAATACCGGCGAAGTCGCAGTGCCCGAGCCGCGCCTCGACGCCCTGGCCAAGATCGCCGGCTCCAAGGAAATCATCCCGGCCCGCATCACCTTCGTCGACATCGCCGGCCTGGTGCGCGGCGCGTCCAAGGGTGAGGGCCTGGGCAACCAGTTCCTGGCCAATATCCGCGACTGCGACGCCGTGGCCTTCGTGGCCCGCTGCTTCGAGGACGGTGACATCGTCCACGTGGAAGGCCGCATCGACCCGATCAGCGATCTTGAGATCATCGAGATGGAGCTGATGCTGGCCGATCTGGAAAGCCTCGAAAAGCGGGTGCCCGCCCTCGAAAAGCGCGCCAAGGTCGGTGCCGACAAGGAAAGCGCCAACACCCTGCGCCTGGCCAATATCGCCCTGGCCCTGCTGCGCGAAGGCCGCCCGGCCCGCGCCGCCAAGATCGATGCCGACGATGAGAAGGCGTGGCACATGCTGCAGCTTCTGACCTCGCTGCCGGCCCTCTATGTCTGCAATGTCGATGAGGCCAGCGCCGACAAGGGCAACAAGTACAGCGACCTGGTGGCCGAACGCGCCGCCAAGGACAATGCCAAGAGCGTGGTCATCTCGGCTCAGATCGAGAGTGAAATCGCGCTGCTCGACTCCGAAGAGCGGACCGAGTTCCTGGAAACCCTGGGCCTGGAAGAGCCGGGCCTGAACCGCCTGATCCGCGAGGCCTACAAGCTGCTGGACCTGCAGACCTATTTCACGGTCGGCCCCAAGGAAGCCCGCGCCTGGACCATCCATGTCGGCGACACCGGCCCGCAGGCGGCTGGCGTCATCCATACCGACTTCGAGAAGGGCTATATCCGCGCCGAAACCATCGCCTTTGACGACTTCGTCAAGCTGGGCGGCGAGAACGGTGCCAAGGAAGCCGGCAAGATGCGCGCCGAAGGCAAGGACTATGTCGTCAAGGACGGCGACGTCATGCACTTCCGCTTCAACGTCTGA
- a CDS encoding pirin family protein, whose protein sequence is MSLRPVVKIVKGVPASDGDGVRLTRMLGTAEAQMFDPFLMLDCFDNDQASDYMGGFPDHPHRGFETVTYMLEGRMRHRDNTGREGVIGPGGIQWMRAGRGIVHSEMPAQSEGRMRGFQLWVNLPAKLKMSAPGYSEFESEAIPVEAREGGVTVKVISGVTEAGTAGPIGGGAVDALYFDIVLPAGSRFEEPVGADRNAMLAVYEGQVRVAGGKIDALSGVFLGRGDTVLVEAVTDARLLLLAGRPIGEPVFWHGPFVMNSRDEIVQAFEDFQSGKF, encoded by the coding sequence ATGAGCCTTCGACCCGTGGTGAAGATCGTGAAGGGCGTCCCCGCCTCGGATGGAGACGGCGTGCGCCTGACCCGAATGCTGGGCACGGCCGAGGCCCAGATGTTCGACCCGTTCCTGATGCTGGACTGTTTCGACAACGACCAGGCGTCCGACTATATGGGCGGCTTTCCCGACCATCCGCATCGCGGCTTTGAGACCGTGACCTACATGCTGGAAGGCCGGATGCGTCACCGCGACAATACCGGCCGCGAGGGCGTGATCGGGCCTGGCGGCATCCAGTGGATGCGGGCCGGCCGCGGCATCGTCCATTCCGAAATGCCCGCGCAGTCTGAAGGCCGCATGCGCGGCTTCCAGCTGTGGGTGAACCTGCCGGCGAAGCTGAAGATGAGCGCGCCCGGCTATTCGGAGTTCGAGAGCGAGGCCATCCCGGTCGAGGCGCGCGAAGGCGGGGTTACGGTCAAGGTGATCTCGGGCGTCACGGAAGCGGGCACGGCCGGACCCATCGGCGGCGGCGCGGTCGACGCGCTCTATTTCGACATCGTCCTGCCGGCCGGAAGCCGCTTCGAGGAGCCTGTGGGCGCTGACCGCAATGCCATGCTGGCGGTCTATGAGGGTCAGGTTCGCGTGGCGGGTGGCAAGATCGACGCCCTGTCTGGGGTGTTCCTGGGGCGGGGCGACACGGTCCTGGTCGAGGCCGTCACCGACGCTCGCCTGTTGTTGCTGGCGGGCCGCCCGATCGGCGAGCCGGTGTTCTGGCACGGACCCTTCGTGATGAACTCGCGGGACGAGATCGTGCAGGCCTTTGAGGATTTCCAGAGCGGCAAATTCTAG
- a CDS encoding saccharopine dehydrogenase family protein, with protein sequence MSRVLVIGAGGVGSVAVHKMAMNTDVFSHITLASRTKSKCDAIAQSVKQRTGVTIDTAAIDADDVVATTALIQAVKPALVVNLALPYQDLNIMDACLAAGVNYLDTANYEPRDEAKFEYKWQWAYQDRFKDAGLMALLGSGFDPGVTSVFTTYTKKHLLDRIDTLDILDCNGGDTGLPFATNFNPEINLREVTAPSRHWEGGQWVEGPALSHKQVFDFEQVGPKNMYLMYHEELESLVKFYPEIQRIRFWMTFGDSYLKHLDVLGNIGMTSIEPMMFQGREIIPIEFLKALLPEPSSLGPITKGKTNIGTIATGEKDGKARTVYINNICDHEEAYAETNNQAVSYTTGVPAMIGAALLLTGQWKGAGVFNMEQLDPDPFMDMLNKHGLPWKVQDLDAPLAF encoded by the coding sequence ATGAGCAGGGTGCTGGTTATCGGTGCTGGCGGTGTTGGTTCGGTTGCCGTCCACAAGATGGCGATGAATACGGACGTGTTCTCGCACATCACGCTGGCGAGCCGAACGAAGTCGAAATGCGACGCCATCGCGCAATCCGTCAAACAGCGCACGGGCGTGACCATCGACACGGCTGCCATCGACGCCGATGACGTGGTGGCGACCACGGCCCTGATCCAGGCGGTCAAGCCCGCCCTGGTGGTCAATCTGGCCCTGCCCTATCAGGACCTCAACATCATGGACGCCTGTCTGGCGGCCGGGGTGAACTATCTCGACACGGCCAATTACGAGCCGCGCGACGAGGCCAAGTTCGAATACAAGTGGCAGTGGGCCTATCAGGACCGCTTCAAGGACGCCGGTCTGATGGCCCTGCTGGGCAGCGGTTTCGACCCGGGCGTGACCTCGGTCTTCACCACCTATACCAAGAAGCATCTGCTGGACCGGATCGACACGCTCGACATCCTGGACTGCAATGGCGGCGACACCGGCCTGCCCTTTGCCACCAACTTCAATCCCGAGATCAATCTGCGCGAAGTGACCGCCCCGTCGCGGCACTGGGAAGGCGGCCAATGGGTCGAGGGCCCGGCCCTGAGCCACAAGCAGGTGTTCGACTTCGAGCAGGTCGGCCCGAAGAACATGTACCTGATGTACCACGAGGAACTTGAGTCCCTCGTGAAGTTCTATCCGGAGATCCAGCGCATCCGCTTCTGGATGACCTTCGGCGACAGCTATCTCAAGCACCTGGACGTGCTGGGCAATATCGGCATGACCAGCATCGAGCCGATGATGTTCCAGGGCCGGGAGATCATCCCGATCGAGTTCCTGAAGGCCCTGCTGCCCGAGCCGTCCTCGCTGGGCCCGATCACCAAGGGCAAGACCAATATCGGCACGATCGCGACCGGTGAGAAGGACGGCAAGGCCCGTACCGTCTACATCAACAACATCTGCGACCACGAAGAAGCCTACGCCGAGACCAACAACCAGGCGGTCAGCTACACCACGGGCGTTCCGGCCATGATCGGGGCGGCCCTGTTGCTGACCGGTCAGTGGAAGGGCGCGGGCGTGTTCAACATGGAGCAGCTGGATCCCGATCCGTTCATGGACATGCTGAACAAGCATGGCCTGCCCTGGAAGGTGCAGGACCTGGACGCGCCCCTGGCCTTCTGA
- a CDS encoding carboxynorspermidine decarboxylase, giving the protein METKAAGPGAFARFDLYRVPSPCFVVDEVAVRRNLAMLKAVGDGSGARVLLALKAFSMWSLADVVGEYLDGVCASGLWEARLAREFYKGHLTTYSPAYKAEDLPEILRLSDSVIFNAPAQIARFADLIAAARAAGEVFDIGLRLNPEHSEAEVAKYDPCQRGSRLGFPVSQLRPEHLDGVDGLHIHALCEQDFAPLQRIWASVEPRLEGMLGQLKWLNLGGGHHVTRADYQTADLIAFLADIGQRYGLQVYIEPGEAIALDAGILVGEILDTFDNSVPVAITDISATCHMPDVIEAPYRPAMLGEVEGGVTLRIGGPSCLAGDIIGDYGFAARPQPGARIAFLDQAHYSMVKTNTFNGVPLPAIALWNSDSDALKLVREFDYPEFRDRLS; this is encoded by the coding sequence ATGGAAACCAAGGCCGCCGGCCCCGGCGCATTCGCCCGCTTTGACCTGTATCGCGTCCCGTCGCCCTGTTTCGTGGTCGACGAGGTCGCGGTGCGGCGCAATCTCGCCATGCTCAAGGCCGTCGGTGACGGATCCGGAGCCAGGGTCCTGCTGGCCCTGAAGGCGTTTTCGATGTGGTCGCTGGCCGATGTGGTCGGCGAGTATCTGGACGGTGTCTGCGCCTCGGGCCTGTGGGAAGCACGGCTGGCCCGTGAGTTCTACAAGGGCCACCTGACCACCTATTCGCCGGCCTACAAGGCCGAGGACCTGCCCGAGATCCTGCGGCTGTCCGACTCGGTGATCTTCAACGCGCCCGCCCAGATCGCCCGCTTTGCCGATCTGATCGCGGCGGCGCGGGCGGCGGGCGAGGTGTTCGATATCGGTCTGCGTCTCAATCCCGAGCACAGCGAGGCCGAGGTCGCCAAATATGATCCCTGCCAGAGGGGATCGCGCCTGGGCTTTCCGGTCTCACAGCTCCGCCCGGAACATCTGGACGGCGTCGACGGTCTGCATATCCATGCCCTGTGCGAACAGGATTTCGCGCCTCTGCAGCGGATCTGGGCGTCGGTGGAGCCGAGGCTGGAAGGGATGCTGGGCCAGCTGAAATGGCTGAACCTGGGTGGTGGCCACCATGTCACCCGGGCCGACTACCAGACCGCCGACCTGATCGCCTTCCTGGCCGATATCGGCCAGCGCTACGGGCTGCAGGTCTATATCGAGCCCGGAGAGGCCATCGCCCTCGACGCCGGCATACTGGTCGGCGAGATCCTCGACACCTTCGACAACAGCGTGCCGGTGGCCATCACCGACATCTCGGCCACCTGCCACATGCCCGATGTCATCGAGGCGCCCTATCGGCCGGCGATGCTGGGCGAAGTCGAGGGCGGGGTGACCCTGCGCATCGGCGGGCCCTCGTGCCTGGCGGGCGACATCATCGGCGACTATGGCTTTGCCGCACGGCCGCAGCCGGGCGCGCGCATCGCCTTCCTCGACCAGGCGCACTATTCGATGGTCAAGACCAACACCTTCAACGGCGTGCCCTTGCCGGCCATCGCCCTGTGGAACAGCGACAGCGACGCCCTGAAGCTGGTGCGCGAGTTCGACTATCCCGAGTTCCGCGACCGGCTGTCCTGA
- the pth gene encoding aminoacyl-tRNA hydrolase: protein MLILAGLGNPEAKYEKNRHNVGFMAVDALARRWGTGPWRARFQGLACEGSVSTPNGPIKLLLLKPKTYYNESGRAVGEAMKFFKLAPADVIVFHDEIDMAPGRFRMKAGGGAAGNNGIRSITSQVGDAFRRGRIGVGHPGDKAMVMHYVLGDFHKVEHQWLDPLLDAICDALPFAAAGDDERYQAEIMRLAPSPKADPKKPAKSED from the coding sequence ATGCTGATCCTGGCCGGTCTCGGCAATCCCGAGGCCAAGTACGAAAAGAACCGGCACAATGTCGGGTTCATGGCGGTCGATGCCCTGGCCCGCCGCTGGGGAACCGGACCCTGGCGCGCGCGCTTTCAGGGCCTGGCTTGCGAAGGCTCGGTCTCGACGCCGAACGGCCCAATCAAGCTGCTGCTGCTCAAGCCCAAGACCTACTACAATGAGAGCGGCCGCGCCGTGGGCGAGGCAATGAAGTTCTTCAAGCTGGCCCCGGCCGACGTGATCGTCTTCCACGACGAGATCGACATGGCTCCCGGCCGCTTCCGGATGAAGGCCGGCGGCGGGGCGGCGGGCAATAACGGCATCCGCTCGATCACCAGCCAGGTCGGCGACGCCTTCCGGCGCGGCCGCATCGGGGTGGGCCATCCGGGCGACAAGGCCATGGTCATGCACTATGTGCTGGGCGACTTTCACAAGGTCGAGCACCAGTGGCTGGACCCGCTGCTGGACGCGATCTGCGACGCCCTGCCCTTTGCGGCTGCGGGAGACGACGAGCGCTACCAGGCCGAGATCATGCGCCTGGCCCCCTCACCCAAGGCCGACCCCAAGAAGCCGGCCAAGTCCGAGGACTGA
- a CDS encoding 50S ribosomal protein L25/general stress protein Ctc produces MAEIILNVELRDRAGTGGARETRRNGKVPGVLYGGGKAPVNIAVKGNEFRKALYTGKLLGHLVTLQYGEEKQSVIAKAVQFHAVTDEPVHFDLYRVDEHQLIKIEVPVHFKNHDTSVGLKKGGTLEVIRHTVELACPADKIPEELVIDLAGHDIGDVIRISEVKLPEGVKPAQDRDFVIANVKASAASQSSEGDTTA; encoded by the coding sequence ATGGCCGAGATCATTCTGAACGTTGAACTCCGCGACCGCGCCGGCACCGGCGGCGCTCGCGAAACCCGCCGCAATGGCAAGGTCCCCGGCGTCCTGTACGGCGGCGGCAAGGCTCCCGTGAACATCGCGGTCAAGGGCAACGAATTCCGCAAGGCGCTCTACACCGGCAAGCTGCTCGGCCACCTGGTCACGCTGCAGTACGGCGAAGAGAAGCAGTCGGTCATCGCCAAGGCCGTGCAATTCCACGCCGTCACCGACGAGCCGGTCCACTTCGACCTGTACCGCGTCGACGAGCACCAGCTGATCAAGATCGAAGTTCCGGTTCACTTCAAGAACCACGACACCTCGGTCGGCCTGAAGAAGGGCGGCACGCTGGAAGTCATCCGTCACACCGTCGAGCTGGCCTGCCCGGCCGACAAGATCCCCGAAGAACTGGTCATCGATCTGGCCGGCCACGACATCGGCGACGTCATCCGCATCTCGGAAGTGAAGCTGCCGGAAGGCGTGAAGCCTGCCCAGGACCGCGACTTCGTGATCGCCAACGTCAAGGCCTCGGCCGCGTCGCAATCGAGCGAAGGCGACACCACCGCCTGA
- a CDS encoding ribose-phosphate pyrophosphokinase: protein MKLLSGNSNRPLSQSIAEYLDMPLTRAQVRRFADLEVFVTIDENVRGEDVFVLQSTSYPANDNLMELLICIDALKRASGKRITAVLPYFGYARQDRKTGGRTPISAKLVANLITRSGADRVLTMDLHAGQIQGFFDIPTDNLLPSRLLADDIIRNYSIGDDLMVVSPDVGGVVRARALAKRLNDADLAIVDKRRSGPGQSEVMNIIGDVSGRRCILFDDIADSAGTLCNAAAALVAQGAVSVSAYVTHGVLSGAAAERVANSVLTELVVTDSIEASDTVKACPKIRYVSCAPLIGEAIRRIANEESVSKLFD from the coding sequence ATGAAGCTGCTGTCCGGCAACTCGAACCGTCCGCTGTCCCAGTCGATTGCGGAGTATCTCGACATGCCGCTGACCCGCGCCCAGGTGCGCCGGTTCGCCGACCTGGAAGTGTTCGTCACGATCGACGAGAACGTCCGCGGCGAGGATGTCTTCGTCCTGCAGTCGACCAGCTATCCCGCCAATGACAACCTGATGGAGCTGCTGATCTGCATCGACGCCCTGAAGCGCGCGTCGGGCAAGCGGATCACCGCCGTCCTTCCCTATTTCGGCTATGCCCGCCAGGACCGCAAAACCGGCGGCCGCACGCCGATTTCGGCCAAGCTGGTCGCCAATCTGATCACCCGCTCGGGCGCCGACCGCGTCCTGACGATGGATCTGCATGCCGGCCAGATCCAGGGCTTCTTCGACATCCCGACCGACAACCTGCTGCCCTCGCGCCTGCTGGCCGACGACATCATCCGCAACTATTCGATCGGCGATGACCTGATGGTGGTTTCGCCCGACGTCGGCGGCGTGGTGCGCGCCCGGGCCCTGGCCAAGCGCCTCAACGACGCCGACCTGGCCATCGTCGACAAGCGCCGCTCGGGCCCCGGCCAATCTGAGGTGATGAATATCATCGGCGACGTTTCGGGCCGCCGCTGCATCCTGTTCGACGACATCGCCGACTCGGCCGGCACCCTGTGCAACGCCGCCGCCGCCCTGGTGGCCCAGGGCGCGGTCTCGGTCAGCGCCTATGTCACCCACGGGGTGCTGTCGGGCGCGGCGGCCGAGCGCGTCGCCAATTCGGTCCTGACCGAACTGGTGGTTACCGACTCGATCGAGGCCTCCGACACCGTCAAGGCCTGCCCGAAGATCCGCTATGTGTCGTGCGCCCCGCTGATCGGTGAAGCGATCCGCCGGATCGCCAATGAAGAGTCGGTCTCCAAGCTGTTCGACTGA
- the pgeF gene encoding peptidoglycan editing factor PgeF has translation MTKIDLPTIQSPLLAAIPGVRHAFFTRQGGVSTGIYDSLNVGRGSQDDPADVIENRARAARWFGVAPEDLNTCYQIHSTIAIVADGSWGDVRPEGDAVVTRTPGVVCGALSADCAPVLIVDPVARIVAAAHAGWRGALDGVVQAAVDRMVVLGGEPERMVAAVGPCIGPDSYEVGVDFLHRFEADCPGSGHFFLPGVSDDKRMFDLPAFVLDRLRTAGIEQREWVGRDTRAEEALFFSNRRAFLSGEGDYGRLLSAIALEA, from the coding sequence ATGACCAAGATCGACCTGCCCACCATTCAGTCGCCTCTGCTGGCGGCCATTCCGGGTGTCCGCCATGCCTTCTTCACCCGGCAGGGTGGGGTCTCGACCGGTATCTATGACAGCCTGAATGTCGGGCGGGGCAGCCAGGACGATCCGGCCGACGTGATCGAGAACCGGGCCCGCGCCGCGCGCTGGTTCGGGGTCGCGCCTGAAGACCTCAACACCTGCTACCAGATCCATTCGACCATCGCGATCGTCGCCGACGGGTCCTGGGGCGATGTGCGGCCCGAGGGCGACGCTGTCGTCACCCGGACCCCCGGCGTGGTCTGTGGCGCGCTGTCGGCCGACTGCGCGCCGGTGCTGATCGTTGATCCCGTGGCCCGCATTGTCGCCGCAGCCCATGCCGGCTGGCGCGGAGCCCTGGACGGCGTCGTCCAGGCCGCCGTCGACAGGATGGTGGTGCTCGGGGGCGAGCCCGAGCGCATGGTCGCCGCCGTCGGACCCTGTATCGGGCCGGACTCCTACGAGGTCGGCGTCGACTTCCTGCACCGCTTCGAAGCCGATTGCCCCGGCTCGGGCCACTTCTTCCTGCCCGGCGTCAGCGACGACAAGCGGATGTTCGACCTACCGGCCTTCGTGCTGGACCGCCTGCGCACCGCCGGCATCGAGCAGCGCGAATGGGTGGGCCGAGATACCCGGGCCGAAGAGGCCCTGTTCTTCTCCAACCGCCGGGCTTTCCTGAGCGGCGAGGGCGACTATGGGCGGCTGCTGTCGGCGATCGCGCTGGAGGCCTAA
- a CDS encoding class I SAM-dependent methyltransferase has translation MSLLDRLKAQIAQDGPISLAEYFTRCLHDPHDGYYATRPDLGAGGDFITAPLVSQMFGELIGLWAVETWTRMGRPSSFRLVELGPGDGTLISDLLRAARLAPDFLAAAELWLVEVSPPLRALQAERLAGAPLPPRWADRLEAVPSGAPILLVANEVLDCLPARQFVRKETGWAERVIGLAEAGNLAFGLRSLNPLPSGRAGRAAHTAVIPDKRSADPGPTEVLSSGVGPGSVRDALVRDDSRFPAGDEGIPQWRDDHPPGTLLESSPAQAALGTEIGHRVATDGGAALLIDYGRDTAGPGDTLQAVQGHRKVDPLESPGQADLTVWADFPAVLAAGVEAGAKAGPILQQATFLARLGIEARAEALAAARPDRADVIARQLDRLTGEAQMGHLFKVVCLSAPGLSPPLFEDAT, from the coding sequence ATGAGCCTGCTTGACCGTCTGAAGGCCCAGATCGCCCAGGACGGACCGATCAGCCTCGCCGAATATTTCACCCGCTGCCTGCACGACCCGCACGACGGCTATTACGCGACCCGGCCCGACCTGGGGGCCGGCGGCGATTTCATCACCGCGCCGCTGGTCAGCCAGATGTTCGGTGAACTGATCGGCCTGTGGGCGGTGGAAACCTGGACCCGCATGGGCCGGCCGTCATCGTTCCGGCTGGTCGAGTTGGGACCCGGCGACGGGACCCTGATCAGCGACCTGCTGCGCGCCGCGCGGCTGGCACCGGACTTTCTGGCCGCCGCCGAGCTATGGCTTGTCGAGGTCTCCCCGCCCCTGCGCGCTCTGCAAGCGGAGCGACTGGCCGGCGCGCCCTTGCCGCCGCGCTGGGCTGACCGGCTTGAAGCCGTCCCGAGCGGCGCGCCGATCCTCCTGGTCGCCAATGAGGTGCTGGACTGCCTGCCCGCCCGCCAGTTTGTCCGCAAGGAAACGGGCTGGGCCGAGCGGGTGATCGGGCTGGCTGAGGCGGGGAATCTGGCGTTTGGATTGCGCAGCCTGAATCCTCTCCCCAGTGGGCGAGCGGGCCGCGCAGCGCATACAGCTGTCATCCCGGACAAGCGAAGCGCAGATCCGGGACCGACGGAAGTTCTGAGTTCAGGCGTCGGTCCCGGATCTGTGCGCGATGCGCTCGTCCGGGATGACAGCCGCTTTCCGGCTGGAGACGAGGGTATCCCCCAGTGGCGGGATGACCATCCGCCCGGAACCCTCCTCGAATCCTCGCCCGCCCAAGCCGCCCTTGGCACCGAGATCGGCCACCGGGTCGCGACCGATGGCGGCGCGGCCCTGCTGATCGATTATGGTCGCGACACCGCAGGCCCCGGCGACACGCTCCAGGCCGTGCAGGGGCACCGCAAGGTCGATCCCCTGGAGAGCCCTGGCCAGGCCGACCTGACTGTCTGGGCCGACTTCCCGGCCGTGCTGGCGGCGGGGGTCGAGGCCGGCGCGAAAGCCGGACCGATCCTGCAGCAGGCCACCTTTCTGGCAAGGCTGGGCATTGAGGCGCGGGCCGAGGCCCTGGCCGCCGCCCGCCCCGACCGCGCCGATGTGATCGCAAGACAGCTTGATCGCCTGACCGGAGAGGCGCAGATGGGCCACCTGTTCAAGGTCGTCTGCCTCAGCGCGCCCGGCCTTTCGCCCCCCCTCTTCGAGGACGCGACATGA